The following proteins come from a genomic window of Deltaproteobacteria bacterium:
- a CDS encoding tetratricopeptide repeat protein, with protein sequence MRWTSPPPPWTRLARCALCAVCVAAAVPYARPARARADWSVRRDGFDRRLVARYKALLASDPNDRRALRKLMSIYRKYRSLAALVGEYEAAFARHRRFSDAVVLGHLYLERGDGDRALSMYEAAAELEPADADVQLALADLYRQLGRADDARAAYDRALAAAGDRGSRTRKTALRALVDLALAADDIAAARGYFDQLIALEPQNARLRIDLADALARHGMHREAIAALDAAEQRLRDDPQGRIDVIARIGAEREALGDEDGAIREYRRALALMRRDYHMRRELIDRIVDIHRRRQDLPALVGQLEREWPPRRRRHMEWDVLARLYEELGDQEKAIAAYRAAVARAPYELDTQRRLIALLENAGREDEAIAQYERVVKVAPGEPRFQLELARRYWRRGKADRAIALLDKLERRFPGDAGVQMALADLYAKWGKDDRALAVYVRLTKIEPDEVEHLVNLGEQYFQRGDKAQAVAVWRKIAARRTADGYARLAEVYAEHDMLADAVKTYDKAIKADPQNPARYRGRARVYERLKQLANAVADWQRALELTGDKPSDRPARREARERIVALLHAMGGRALADKMADWQRAFTGTPPDIEAGYFLVEAFRKRRTKTDRALARDILERILALAPEDREALQMLGKIYRDDGDYQRAIELLERLAALSPGREREFYSEIAELKVLLQQDEDAIRYSELALEKSPNDPAAHEQLAKTYEKMQQFDKASAAYAKTIELDPRNFRVYFRLATLYIRQGKHAEAAQLYRGVLRRATDEQILRRAGRKAIDLEEYMGTLGELERIVAPLAFTFAHKPVYREILVDLYARYVPRLVAQTRGGDAQRAAAAADELARLGQHGLKPLLEALSDEDRPEQQRIAVSVLGHLGNRGAALPLVRLASAARAEPPARSRLLGTYRPTLDWDVRVEALVAAGRLGEPRIVPELIELSRHRDSAMRAAAVFALGRTRARAAAPALAAALDSREPAVAVLACLGLGQLGDRRYRVALERVVADASAHRHTRAACALALGALGDRAALPALIAALDDGDERLQRMASWALGRLGDRAAVPALMAAYFGKSEPVREAVAWAIARAATGHVDRTPVAALADYPTSGGRYDAAAALEALVADLDAAPPPAALIADHVDAVARGLRAALASAHTNRVLRALADLTQRDDGLSLGALTAAIDAAPPAVRRRVAAAIDRVAADITPDLLRLAREHRDPDVRAAAIAALARTRGPGAAAAVEAALSDPRASVRVAAMAAAARLAAAGGPRASALALAVAERARTAPSWEERRAAAEQLGRSGAAAPTDALIAALRDRVGFVREAAARSLGALGRRDATDALLAATRDEFAGVRRAAAAALVAIGSPRAEARLRELAESDPDPGVRAAAGGARR encoded by the coding sequence ATGCGATGGACGTCGCCACCGCCCCCGTGGACGCGGCTCGCGCGGTGCGCACTGTGCGCGGTGTGCGTCGCGGCGGCCGTGCCGTACGCGCGCCCGGCCCGCGCCCGAGCCGACTGGTCGGTTCGCCGCGACGGCTTCGATCGCCGGCTCGTCGCCCGTTACAAGGCACTGCTCGCCAGCGACCCGAACGACCGCCGTGCGCTCCGGAAGCTGATGTCGATCTACCGCAAGTACCGGTCGCTCGCGGCGCTCGTCGGAGAATACGAGGCCGCGTTCGCCCGCCACCGCCGGTTCTCCGACGCGGTCGTGCTCGGCCACCTGTATCTCGAGCGCGGCGACGGCGACCGCGCGCTGTCGATGTACGAGGCGGCCGCCGAGCTCGAGCCGGCCGACGCCGACGTTCAGCTGGCGCTCGCCGACCTGTACCGGCAGCTCGGCAGAGCGGACGACGCGCGCGCCGCTTACGACCGCGCGCTGGCAGCCGCCGGCGACCGCGGATCCCGGACGCGCAAGACCGCGCTGCGCGCACTCGTCGACCTCGCGCTCGCCGCCGACGACATCGCCGCCGCGCGCGGCTATTTCGACCAACTCATCGCGCTCGAGCCGCAGAACGCGCGACTGCGCATCGATCTGGCCGACGCGCTCGCGCGCCACGGGATGCATCGAGAAGCGATTGCCGCCCTCGACGCGGCGGAGCAGCGCCTGCGCGACGACCCGCAAGGGCGCATCGACGTCATCGCGCGCATCGGCGCGGAACGCGAGGCGCTCGGCGACGAGGACGGCGCCATCCGCGAGTACCGGCGCGCGCTGGCGCTGATGCGTCGCGACTATCACATGCGGCGGGAGCTGATCGACCGAATCGTCGACATTCACCGCCGCCGGCAAGACCTGCCGGCGCTGGTCGGCCAACTCGAACGCGAGTGGCCGCCGCGGCGGCGACGACACATGGAGTGGGACGTGCTGGCGCGCCTGTACGAGGAACTCGGCGACCAGGAAAAGGCGATCGCCGCCTACCGCGCGGCAGTCGCGCGCGCGCCGTACGAACTCGACACGCAGCGCCGGCTGATCGCGCTGCTCGAAAACGCCGGCCGTGAAGACGAGGCGATCGCGCAGTACGAGCGCGTGGTCAAGGTGGCGCCGGGCGAGCCGCGCTTCCAACTCGAGCTGGCGCGCCGCTATTGGCGCCGCGGCAAAGCGGACCGCGCGATCGCTCTGCTCGACAAGCTCGAGCGCCGGTTCCCGGGCGACGCCGGCGTCCAGATGGCGCTGGCAGACCTGTACGCCAAATGGGGCAAGGATGACCGGGCGCTCGCGGTGTACGTGCGCCTCACCAAGATCGAACCGGACGAGGTCGAGCACCTGGTCAACCTCGGCGAGCAGTACTTCCAGCGCGGCGACAAGGCGCAGGCCGTCGCCGTCTGGCGCAAGATCGCCGCGCGGCGCACGGCCGACGGCTATGCCCGCCTGGCCGAGGTCTACGCGGAACACGACATGCTCGCCGACGCGGTGAAGACCTACGACAAGGCGATCAAGGCCGACCCGCAAAACCCGGCCCGCTACCGCGGCCGCGCGCGCGTCTACGAGCGGCTCAAGCAGCTGGCCAATGCGGTCGCCGATTGGCAGCGCGCCCTCGAACTCACCGGCGACAAGCCGTCGGACCGGCCCGCGCGCCGCGAGGCGCGCGAGCGCATCGTCGCTCTGCTGCACGCGATGGGCGGCCGCGCGCTCGCGGACAAGATGGCCGACTGGCAGCGCGCGTTCACAGGGACGCCGCCCGACATCGAGGCCGGCTATTTCCTCGTAGAAGCGTTCCGCAAGCGCCGCACGAAGACCGACCGCGCGCTCGCGCGCGACATCCTCGAACGCATCCTCGCACTGGCGCCTGAGGACCGCGAGGCGCTGCAGATGCTCGGCAAGATCTACCGCGACGACGGCGACTACCAACGCGCGATCGAACTGCTCGAGCGCCTTGCGGCGCTCTCTCCCGGCCGGGAACGCGAGTTCTACAGCGAGATCGCGGAACTCAAGGTGCTGTTGCAACAAGACGAAGACGCCATCCGCTACTCCGAACTCGCGCTCGAAAAGAGTCCGAACGATCCCGCCGCCCACGAACAGCTCGCGAAGACCTACGAAAAGATGCAGCAGTTCGACAAGGCGAGCGCCGCGTACGCCAAGACGATCGAGTTGGACCCGCGCAACTTCCGCGTCTACTTCCGACTCGCGACGCTCTACATCCGACAGGGAAAGCACGCCGAAGCGGCTCAGCTGTACCGCGGCGTGCTCCGGCGCGCGACCGACGAGCAGATCCTGCGCCGCGCGGGCCGAAAGGCGATCGATCTCGAGGAGTACATGGGCACGCTCGGAGAACTCGAGCGCATCGTTGCGCCCCTCGCGTTCACGTTTGCGCACAAACCCGTGTACCGGGAGATTCTCGTCGATCTGTACGCGCGCTACGTCCCGCGACTCGTCGCGCAAACGCGCGGCGGCGATGCGCAACGCGCCGCCGCTGCCGCGGATGAACTCGCCCGACTCGGGCAACACGGGCTCAAGCCGCTGCTCGAGGCGCTGTCGGACGAGGACCGGCCCGAACAGCAGCGCATCGCGGTGTCCGTGCTCGGCCACCTCGGAAATCGCGGTGCGGCGCTGCCGTTGGTCCGGCTCGCGAGCGCCGCGCGCGCCGAGCCGCCGGCCCGCTCTCGCCTGCTCGGGACGTACCGGCCGACGCTGGACTGGGACGTGCGAGTCGAGGCGCTCGTCGCTGCCGGGCGGCTCGGCGAACCGCGCATCGTCCCCGAACTCATCGAGCTCAGTCGCCATCGCGACTCCGCGATGCGAGCCGCCGCCGTGTTCGCGCTCGGCCGAACCCGCGCTCGCGCGGCCGCGCCAGCGTTGGCCGCGGCGCTCGACAGCCGCGAACCGGCCGTCGCGGTGCTCGCCTGCCTCGGCCTCGGACAGCTCGGCGACCGGCGCTATCGGGTCGCGCTCGAACGCGTCGTGGCCGACGCCAGCGCCCACCGCCACACGCGCGCCGCGTGTGCGTTGGCGCTCGGCGCGCTCGGCGACCGCGCCGCGCTGCCGGCGCTGATCGCGGCGCTCGACGACGGCGACGAGCGCTTACAGCGCATGGCCTCGTGGGCGCTCGGGCGTCTCGGCGATCGCGCCGCGGTGCCCGCCCTGATGGCCGCGTACTTCGGCAAGAGCGAACCGGTGCGCGAGGCGGTCGCCTGGGCGATCGCGCGGGCCGCGACCGGCCACGTCGACCGCACGCCCGTCGCGGCGCTCGCGGACTACCCGACATCCGGCGGCCGCTACGACGCGGCGGCCGCACTCGAAGCGCTCGTCGCGGACCTCGATGCCGCGCCGCCACCGGCCGCGCTGATCGCCGATCACGTCGACGCCGTCGCGCGCGGACTGCGCGCCGCGCTGGCGAGCGCGCACACCAACCGCGTCCTGCGGGCGCTCGCCGATCTCACGCAGCGCGACGACGGGCTTTCGCTCGGCGCGCTCACCGCCGCCATCGACGCGGCGCCACCGGCGGTGCGCCGGCGGGTCGCGGCCGCGATCGACCGCGTCGCCGCCGACATCACCCCCGACCTGCTCCGCCTCGCGCGCGAGCACCGCGACCCAGACGTCCGCGCCGCGGCCATCGCCGCGCTCGCCCGCACCCGCGGCCCGGGTGCCGCGGCCGCGGTCGAAGCGGCCCTGTCGGACCCGCGCGCTTCCGTGCGCGTCGCGGCGATGGCCGCGGCCGCTCGGCTGGCGGCGGCCGGCGGCCCGCGCGCGAGCGCCCTGGCTCTCGCCGTCGCCGAGCGCGCGCGGACCGCTCCGTCCTGGGAAGAGCGCCGTGCGGCCGCCGAGCAGCTCGGGCGAAGCGGCGCGGCCGCCCCCACCGACGCGCTGATCGCGGCGCTGCGGGACCGCGTCGGCTTCGTCCGCGAGGCGGCGGCACGTTCGCTCGGCGCCCTCGGCCGGCGCGACGCCACCGACGCGCTGCTTGCCGCAACGCGGGACGAATTCGCCGGCGTGCGCCGCGCGGCGGCGGCGGCGCTCGTCGCGATCGGCTCGCCGCGGGCCGAAGCTCGCCTGCGCGAGTTGGCCGAAAGCGATCCCGACCCGGGCGTGCGGGCGGCCGCGGGAGGCGCGCGCCGCTGA
- a CDS encoding serine/threonine protein kinase translates to AGALGAAAAGAPGAAGPPNAPAAGAGAAAGDCGMPGSPAGATPPGGVGVVGRWPVWPLMSAMTVFIIATPPASPGGAAAGAEASSDPHPRQNL, encoded by the coding sequence GCGGGCGCGCTGGGCGCGGCGGCGGCGGGGGCGCCGGGCGCGGCGGGCCCGCCGAATGCGCCGGCAGCCGGCGCCGGGGCGGCCGCGGGCGACTGCGGCATGCCGGGCAGCCCCGCCGGCGCGACGCCTCCGGGTGGAGTGGGAGTGGTCGGGCGCTGGCCGGTGTGGCCGCTCATGTCCGCCATGACCGTTTTCATCATCGCGACCCCGCCCGCATCGCCCGGCGGGGCCGCCGCGGGTGCCGAAGCCAGTTCGGATCCGCACCCGAGGCAGAACTTGTAG
- a CDS encoding PilZ domain-containing protein, which translates to MSLRNRRLGIRVPVEVFVTEIVEDRPYRALTANVSEHGVYLNRLDGAPARRDIAIELRLPGGGEPIWARGKICHDAVDPFFRGAGVKFTAMARRDARRLRDWCVERRRRHLGELLAAIRGAAA; encoded by the coding sequence ATGTCGCTGCGCAACCGCCGTCTCGGAATCCGCGTGCCGGTCGAGGTGTTCGTCACCGAGATCGTCGAGGACCGCCCGTACCGGGCGCTCACCGCCAACGTGTCGGAACACGGGGTCTACCTCAACCGGCTCGACGGCGCTCCGGCCCGGCGCGACATCGCGATCGAGCTGCGCCTGCCCGGCGGCGGCGAGCCGATCTGGGCGCGCGGCAAGATCTGCCACGACGCGGTCGACCCGTTCTTCCGCGGCGCCGGCGTCAAATTCACCGCGATGGCTCGGCGCGACGCGCGCCGCCTGCGCGACTGGTGCGTCGAACGGCGGCGCCGCCACCTGGGCGAGTTGCTCGCGGCGATCCGCGGCGCCGCGGCGTAA
- a CDS encoding ParB/RepB/Spo0J family partition protein, producing MTPPPSKPRPALGRGLSALIPDAPSARDIARRDYLSAPIEDVHPAPDQPRRRFDDAALDELARSIAQHGIIQPLIVRQRPAGGYTLIAGERRWRAAQRAGLREVPVVIQKVSDRDAFERALVENLQRADLNPIEEAEAYRRLASDYGYTQDQIAERVGKDRSTVANALRLLKLPPRVREAVESGALTMGHARALLALEDPAAIETAARTVVARKLSVRATEALARKRRADKPAAARDAKPANLRDLETRLARALGCKVAVTPAANGTSGRLEIRYQTLDDLDRVLDRLLAPR from the coding sequence ATGACCCCGCCGCCGTCCAAACCGCGTCCCGCGCTGGGACGCGGGTTGTCCGCGCTGATCCCGGACGCGCCGTCGGCCCGAGACATCGCGCGCCGCGACTACTTGTCGGCGCCGATCGAGGACGTCCACCCGGCCCCCGACCAGCCGCGCCGCCGCTTCGACGACGCCGCGCTCGACGAGCTGGCCCGGTCGATCGCGCAACACGGCATCATCCAGCCGCTGATCGTCCGCCAGCGACCGGCGGGCGGCTACACGCTGATCGCGGGCGAACGGCGGTGGCGCGCGGCGCAGCGCGCGGGGTTGCGCGAAGTACCGGTCGTCATCCAGAAGGTGAGCGATCGCGATGCGTTCGAGCGCGCGCTGGTCGAGAACCTGCAGCGCGCCGACCTCAACCCGATCGAGGAAGCCGAAGCCTATCGCCGCCTCGCGTCGGACTACGGCTACACGCAGGATCAGATCGCCGAACGCGTCGGCAAGGATCGCAGCACGGTCGCCAACGCGCTGCGCCTGCTCAAGCTACCGCCGCGCGTGCGCGAAGCGGTGGAGTCGGGCGCGCTGACCATGGGGCACGCGCGCGCGTTGCTCGCCCTCGAAGACCCGGCGGCGATCGAAACGGCCGCCCGCACCGTCGTCGCGCGCAAGCTGTCGGTGCGGGCGACCGAGGCACTCGCACGCAAGCGTCGCGCAGACAAACCGGCGGCCGCGCGCGATGCCAAACCGGCCAACCTCCGCGATCTCGAAACGCGCCTCGCGCGCGCGCTCGGCTGCAAGGTCGCCGTCACCCCGGCGGCCAACGGCACCAGCGGCCGACTCGAGATCCGCTACCAGACGCTGGACGACCTCGACCGGGTGCTCGACCGGCTGCTCGCGCCGCGGTAG
- a CDS encoding FHA domain-containing protein, with protein sequence MDVGLVCDACDGFSEMGAKTCARCGAALSLRPATGAEAAGNAEGGGADATPCATCAAPVPAGHAFCSRCGSPAGGAAPSPATKPANAPRKAKTMFFGAMQQARAKLTLIKGDGLDGVSFTLAGQDHIAGRVDAPLLFDEDPYLSPTHANFFYKGSQLWVRDLDSANGVYVRIREPVEVGHGDRFLIGEQVLDIEVQPIEPEPTAKPDGTYFFASPRRSSRFRIVQRLRGGDTGLAYRAQSDVVSLGREGNDVNFPDDPFISGHHARVCYRDGRLYLEDLGSKNGTFLRVNGEQELRHGDYVFMGQQLLRVEIV encoded by the coding sequence ATGGACGTCGGCCTCGTCTGCGACGCGTGCGACGGGTTCAGCGAGATGGGGGCGAAGACGTGCGCCCGCTGCGGCGCTGCGCTGTCGCTCCGGCCCGCCACTGGCGCCGAGGCTGCCGGGAACGCGGAGGGCGGCGGCGCCGACGCGACGCCGTGCGCGACCTGCGCCGCACCGGTCCCGGCGGGACACGCATTTTGCAGTCGGTGCGGCAGTCCCGCGGGCGGTGCGGCGCCGTCGCCCGCGACCAAGCCGGCAAACGCGCCGCGCAAGGCCAAGACGATGTTCTTCGGCGCGATGCAGCAGGCGCGCGCCAAGCTCACGCTCATCAAGGGCGACGGACTCGACGGCGTGTCGTTCACGCTCGCCGGCCAGGACCACATCGCCGGGCGCGTCGACGCGCCGCTGCTGTTCGACGAAGATCCCTATCTGTCGCCGACCCACGCCAACTTCTTTTACAAGGGCAGCCAACTGTGGGTGCGCGACCTGGACTCCGCCAACGGCGTGTACGTTCGCATTCGCGAACCGGTCGAGGTGGGCCACGGGGACCGCTTCCTCATCGGCGAGCAGGTTCTCGACATCGAGGTGCAGCCGATCGAGCCCGAACCCACCGCGAAGCCCGACGGAACGTACTTTTTCGCCAGTCCGCGCCGGTCGTCGCGCTTCCGCATCGTGCAGCGGCTCCGCGGCGGCGACACCGGGCTGGCCTACCGCGCGCAGAGCGACGTCGTATCGCTCGGCCGCGAGGGCAACGACGTCAACTTTCCCGACGACCCGTTCATCTCCGGCCACCACGCGCGCGTCTGCTACCGCGACGGACGGCTGTACCTCGAGGATCTCGGGTCGAAAAACGGTACGTTTCTCCGCGTCAATGGCGAGCAGGAACTCCGCCACGGGGACTACGTATTCATGGGTCAGCAGCTCCTGCGCGTCGAGATCGTGTAG
- a CDS encoding TIGR02266 family protein translates to MQGRRHPGGQRHQRPTRDPLPDAGRPRPGARPAARAAVGGPARLAVDRERAHDRIPYSVEVKFRTTSSFLFAYSVNLSKGGIFLETDNLLPVGSELTLKLRIGTAGVYDVRGRVSWVRERSDEPGARPPGIGVQFHDLDDAIGSVIDQLVTTFRGLTVLLFCPDTQDRHAIGRMVKSIVSTADVVEVGGTTTAEALLGPEIDVVVCDGDADDNAGLVVLRAAKRRDKKIPVIVLSEDPDRRAHALAIGADEVADNPPTFHDLQDVLLRALGRPSTVS, encoded by the coding sequence CTGCAAGGTCGCCGTCACCCCGGCGGCCAACGGCACCAGCGGCCGACTCGAGATCCGCTACCAGACGCTGGACGACCTCGACCGGGTGCTCGACCGGCTGCTCGCGCCGCGGTAGGCGGCCCCGCTCGTCTCGCCGTGGACCGCGAACGCGCACACGACCGCATCCCCTACTCGGTCGAGGTCAAGTTCCGCACGACCTCGTCGTTTCTATTCGCGTACTCGGTCAATCTTTCCAAGGGTGGGATCTTCTTGGAAACGGACAACCTGTTGCCGGTCGGCAGCGAGCTGACGCTGAAGCTGCGCATCGGCACGGCGGGCGTCTACGACGTCCGCGGCCGCGTCAGTTGGGTGCGCGAGCGGTCGGACGAGCCGGGCGCGCGCCCGCCGGGCATCGGCGTGCAGTTTCACGACCTCGACGACGCGATCGGCAGCGTGATCGACCAGCTCGTGACCACGTTTCGCGGTCTCACCGTGCTGCTGTTCTGCCCGGACACTCAGGACCGCCACGCGATCGGGCGCATGGTCAAATCGATCGTCAGCACGGCCGACGTCGTCGAGGTGGGCGGCACGACCACGGCCGAAGCGCTGCTCGGCCCCGAGATCGATGTCGTGGTATGCGACGGCGATGCCGACGACAACGCCGGCCTCGTCGTGCTGCGCGCCGCGAAACGCCGCGACAAGAAGATCCCGGTGATCGTGCTGAGCGAGGATCCCGACCGCCGCGCGCACGCCCTCGCGATCGGGGCCGACGAGGTGGCGGACAACCCGCCCACGTTTCACGACCTGCAAGACGTCCTGCTGCGCGCGCTCGGCCGGCCATCGACGGTGAGCTGA
- a CDS encoding zinc ribbon domain-containing protein encodes MPIYEYCCVACGQRFEYMQSISEPPKTTCESCGGDLKKLVSATSFQLKGDGWYKDLYSSPKKKSDAGSATSSAGSAKSSDKGDKKNKGGAS; translated from the coding sequence ATGCCCATCTACGAGTATTGCTGTGTGGCGTGCGGCCAGCGGTTCGAGTACATGCAGTCGATCAGCGAGCCGCCCAAGACGACGTGCGAGTCGTGCGGCGGCGACCTCAAGAAGCTGGTGTCGGCCACGTCGTTTCAGCTCAAGGGCGACGGCTGGTACAAGGACCTGTATTCGTCGCCGAAGAAAAAGTCCGACGCCGGCTCGGCGACGTCCTCCGCCGGCTCGGCAAAGTCGAGCGACAAGGGCGACAAGAAGAACAAGGGAGGCGCATCGTGA
- a CDS encoding transcriptional regulator: protein MSAFPRIYRSFAEFEREELRKLDSLRTTVEDLIEEHFAEELDFDDRSRPHRRRR, encoded by the coding sequence ATGTCCGCGTTTCCGAGGATTTATCGTTCGTTTGCCGAGTTCGAGCGCGAGGAGCTGCGCAAGCTCGACTCGCTGCGCACGACCGTCGAGGATCTGATCGAGGAGCACTTCGCCGAAGAGCTCGACTTCGACGACCGCAGCCGCCCTCACCGGCGCCGCCGCTAG
- the folD gene encoding bifunctional methylenetetrahydrofolate dehydrogenase/methenyltetrahydrofolate cyclohydrolase FolD: MTARILDGKALAQRVRQQVAADAAALRAAGVTPGLAVVLVGDDPASQIYVRNKHRAAEACGVATFDHKPPADISQDALLALVDELNADDRVDGILVQLPLPRHLDPDEVLDRIRPDKDVDGFHPDNIGRLAQNRPRFVAATPKGCMRLLQEAGCELAGANAVIVGRSNIVGKPMALLLTNAHATVTVCHSRTRDLAAEVARADVVIAAAGSPGLIRGAWIRPGATVIDVGTNRTADGKLVGDVEFEAARARAAAITPVPGGVGPMTIASLLENTVRATRLRRGPAASSPAGG; the protein is encoded by the coding sequence GTGACGGCCCGGATCTTGGACGGCAAGGCGCTCGCTCAGCGCGTGCGGCAGCAGGTCGCGGCCGACGCCGCCGCACTCCGCGCCGCCGGCGTGACGCCCGGGCTGGCCGTCGTGCTCGTGGGCGACGACCCCGCGTCGCAGATTTACGTGCGCAACAAGCACCGCGCCGCCGAGGCGTGCGGTGTCGCGACGTTCGATCACAAGCCGCCGGCCGACATCTCGCAAGACGCGCTGCTCGCGCTGGTCGACGAACTGAACGCTGACGACCGCGTCGACGGCATCCTGGTCCAGCTCCCGCTGCCGCGCCATCTCGACCCCGACGAGGTGCTCGACCGGATCCGGCCGGACAAGGACGTCGACGGCTTTCATCCCGACAACATCGGCCGGCTGGCGCAGAACCGGCCGCGCTTCGTGGCGGCGACGCCGAAGGGTTGCATGCGGTTGTTGCAGGAGGCCGGCTGTGAACTGGCCGGTGCAAACGCCGTCATCGTCGGCCGGTCGAACATCGTCGGCAAGCCGATGGCGCTGTTGCTCACGAACGCGCACGCGACCGTCACCGTGTGTCACTCGCGCACCCGCGACCTGGCCGCCGAGGTCGCGCGCGCGGACGTCGTCATCGCGGCGGCCGGGTCGCCCGGGCTGATCCGCGGCGCGTGGATACGCCCGGGCGCGACGGTGATCGATGTCGGCACCAACCGCACCGCGGACGGCAAACTCGTCGGCGACGTGGAGTTCGAAGCCGCGCGCGCGCGGGCGGCCGCGATCACGCCGGTGCCCGGCGGCGTCGGGCCGATGACCATCGCGAGCCTGCTCGAGAATACGGTGCGCGCAACGCGGCTGCGCCGCGGGCCGGCCGCGTCCTCGCCGGCGGGCGGCTGA
- a CDS encoding ParA family protein, with translation MARIVAVANQKGGVGKTTTAINLAASVAATGRRVLLVDVDPQANASSGVGYPADRVELSIYAALIGDVAFSDVIRPTDITTLFVAPASTDLYGAELELATVEDRERILARLLAQVADRFDYILIDCPPSLGLLTLNALVAADAVIVPMQAEYFSLEGLGALLNTIEQVKKSLNPRLEIDGVLFCMFDPRTNLSAAVREEVVSHFGGKVFNTLIPRNVRLSESPSHGKPILLYDLRSRGCQSYLELAREFIARTGDVRFGPEPDTMAP, from the coding sequence ATGGCTCGCATCGTCGCGGTCGCAAACCAAAAGGGGGGCGTCGGCAAGACGACCACCGCGATCAACCTCGCGGCATCCGTGGCCGCGACGGGCCGCCGCGTGCTGCTCGTCGACGTCGATCCCCAGGCCAACGCGTCGTCCGGCGTCGGCTATCCGGCCGACCGCGTCGAGCTGTCGATCTACGCCGCGCTGATCGGCGACGTGGCGTTCAGCGACGTGATCCGGCCGACGGACATCACGACGCTGTTCGTCGCCCCCGCGTCGACCGACCTGTACGGCGCCGAACTCGAGCTGGCGACGGTCGAGGACCGCGAGCGCATCCTGGCCCGCCTGCTCGCGCAGGTCGCGGATCGATTCGACTACATCTTGATCGACTGCCCGCCGTCGCTCGGCCTGCTCACCCTCAACGCGCTCGTCGCGGCCGACGCCGTGATCGTCCCGATGCAGGCCGAATACTTCTCGCTCGAAGGGCTGGGCGCCCTGCTCAACACCATCGAGCAGGTCAAAAAGTCGCTCAACCCCCGCCTCGAAATCGACGGCGTGCTGTTTTGCATGTTCGATCCGCGCACGAACCTGTCGGCCGCGGTCCGCGAGGAGGTCGTGTCCCATTTTGGCGGCAAGGTGTTCAACACGCTCATTCCGCGCAACGTGCGGCTGTCGGAGTCGCCGTCGCACGGCAAGCCAATCCTGCTGTACGACCTGCGGTCCCGCGGCTGCCAGAGTTACCTCGAACTCGCGCGGGAGTTCATCGCCCGCACCGGCGACGTGAGGTTCGGCCCCGAACCCGATACGATGGCACCATGA
- a CDS encoding (2Fe-2S) ferredoxin domain-containing protein: MPSLRRHVFVCENERAPDNPRGCCKARGGARVRAALKAELARRGLKGLVRANRAGCLDQCEHGVVVCVYPEQVWYGAVTPDDVAELVDRHIVGGEFVTRLMLPDQPHLAGAVRAAPLRGEADDD, from the coding sequence ATGCCCTCGCTGCGCCGCCACGTGTTCGTGTGCGAGAACGAGCGCGCCCCCGACAACCCGCGGGGCTGCTGCAAGGCGCGCGGCGGCGCGCGGGTGCGCGCCGCGCTCAAGGCCGAGCTGGCGCGGCGCGGCCTCAAGGGACTCGTGCGCGCCAACCGCGCCGGCTGTCTCGACCAGTGCGAGCACGGCGTCGTCGTCTGCGTCTACCCGGAACAGGTCTGGTACGGCGCGGTGACCCCGGACGACGTCGCGGAGCTGGTCGATCGGCACATCGTCGGCGGCGAGTTCGTCACTCGCTTGATGTTGCCGGATCAACCGCATCTGGCCGGCGCGGTGCGCGCCGCGCCGCTGCGGGGCGAGGCGGATGACGACTGA